A stretch of Thermococcus bergensis DNA encodes these proteins:
- the bgaS gene encoding beta-galactosidase BgaS: MRAFPKTFLFGYSWSGFQFEMGLEGSEVPNSDWWVWVHDRENIAAGLVSGDLPENGPAYWHLYKQDHDMAEKFGMNAIRGGIEWARLFPEPTFDVKVEIERDEDGNIVWVDITEKTVEELEKKADMGALEHYRKIYSDWKERGKTFILNLYHWPLPLWLHDPIKVRRFGPDRAPSGWLDDRSVVEFAKFSAFVAYHLDDLVDMWSTMNEPNVVYENGYLRPNSGFPPGYLSFEASKKAKWNMIQAHARAYDAIKTFSEKPVGIIYAYTWLEPLSEDIEEDVRRIRENELYSFVDTVHFGGVNSEERREELKGRVDWLGVNYYSRFAFDKVGGSIVPLPGYGFAGTREGYAKSGRPCSDFGWEIYPEGLEKLLRELSERYRLPMIITENGIADRADKYRSYYLISHLAAVHNAMKAGADVRGYLHWSLTDNYEWAQGFRMRFGLLGVDFSTKRRYVRPSALVFREIATQKAIPDELEHLSDLSVLTKR, encoded by the coding sequence ATGCGCGCCTTTCCGAAAACCTTCCTTTTTGGGTATTCCTGGTCGGGGTTCCAGTTCGAGATGGGCCTTGAGGGGAGCGAAGTGCCAAACAGCGACTGGTGGGTATGGGTTCACGACAGGGAAAACATAGCGGCCGGACTGGTAAGCGGTGACCTCCCGGAGAACGGCCCGGCATACTGGCACTTATACAAGCAAGACCACGACATGGCGGAAAAGTTCGGAATGAATGCTATCAGGGGAGGAATAGAGTGGGCGAGACTATTCCCGGAGCCCACGTTCGACGTTAAGGTCGAGATTGAGAGGGACGAAGACGGGAACATAGTGTGGGTCGATATCACAGAGAAAACCGTGGAGGAGCTTGAGAAGAAGGCGGACATGGGTGCGCTGGAGCACTACAGGAAAATCTACTCTGACTGGAAGGAGAGGGGAAAAACGTTCATCCTCAACCTCTACCACTGGCCGCTCCCCCTGTGGCTCCACGACCCCATAAAAGTCCGCAGGTTTGGGCCGGACAGAGCTCCGAGCGGGTGGCTGGACGATAGGAGTGTCGTGGAGTTCGCAAAGTTCTCAGCGTTCGTCGCCTACCACCTTGACGACCTCGTCGACATGTGGAGCACCATGAACGAGCCCAACGTCGTCTATGAGAACGGGTACCTCAGACCGAATTCCGGCTTTCCGCCGGGATACCTGAGCTTTGAGGCCTCAAAGAAGGCAAAGTGGAACATGATACAGGCGCACGCGAGGGCTTATGATGCGATAAAGACGTTTTCGGAGAAGCCGGTTGGGATAATCTACGCATACACATGGCTTGAGCCGCTGAGCGAGGACATCGAAGAGGACGTGAGGAGGATAAGGGAGAACGAGCTCTACAGCTTCGTTGATACTGTGCACTTCGGAGGCGTCAATAGTGAGGAAAGAAGAGAAGAGCTGAAGGGAAGGGTGGACTGGCTGGGCGTTAACTACTACTCCCGCTTTGCCTTCGATAAGGTGGGCGGCAGCATAGTCCCCCTCCCCGGATATGGGTTCGCAGGAACAAGGGAAGGCTACGCAAAATCAGGAAGACCCTGCAGCGACTTCGGTTGGGAGATATACCCCGAAGGCCTCGAAAAACTTCTCAGGGAGCTCAGCGAGAGATACAGGCTTCCGATGATCATAACAGAGAACGGAATAGCCGATAGGGCGGACAAGTACCGCTCGTACTACCTCATAAGCCACTTAGCTGCGGTTCACAACGCGATGAAGGCCGGAGCGGACGTGAGGGGCTACCTGCACTGGTCATTGACAGATAACTACGAGTGGGCACAGGGCTTCAGGATGAGGTTCGGACTGCTGGGGGTTGACTTCAGCACGAAAAGGCGCTACGTAAGGCCAAGCGCCCTCGTGTTCAGGGAAATAGCGACACAGAAGGCAATACCCGACGAGCTTGAGCACCTTTCGGATTTAAGCGTCCTCACGAAGCGGTGA
- a CDS encoding ABC transporter ATP-binding protein has product MSKEMLVCDHVTKVFTSGFIKKIEVTAVDDVSFSVKEGEIISLIGQSGSGKTTLGKIILRLIPPTSGRVLFYGKDIWKDIKKREELKEYWRQVHAVFQNPMGSFNAFYKVDRVLDQALELIGVEPKSEEGMRLKEEALRAVDLNPGEILGKYPHQLSGGQLQRVMIARSWILKPKLLIADEAVSMLDVSTRGKIVEIFKKLRNELNSSIIFISHDIGLSYFISDRIFIMYKGKIVEEGTPQEVIDNPKHEYTKTLINSVPMIYRRWEDFLEV; this is encoded by the coding sequence ATGTCTAAGGAAATGCTCGTGTGCGACCACGTCACCAAAGTGTTCACATCAGGATTCATAAAGAAAATAGAGGTCACCGCGGTTGACGACGTGTCTTTCAGTGTAAAAGAAGGCGAGATAATCTCGCTGATTGGCCAGAGTGGTTCGGGGAAGACAACACTTGGGAAGATTATCCTCAGGCTGATCCCCCCAACATCCGGAAGGGTGCTCTTCTACGGAAAGGACATCTGGAAGGACATCAAAAAGAGGGAGGAACTCAAGGAGTACTGGCGACAGGTCCACGCGGTCTTCCAGAACCCGATGGGGAGCTTCAACGCGTTCTACAAAGTTGATAGAGTCCTCGATCAGGCTCTGGAGCTCATAGGCGTCGAACCGAAGTCAGAGGAGGGCATGAGGCTAAAGGAAGAGGCCCTAAGGGCGGTCGACCTGAACCCCGGGGAGATACTAGGAAAGTACCCCCACCAACTTTCCGGAGGTCAGCTTCAGAGGGTGATGATCGCGAGGAGCTGGATACTGAAGCCCAAGCTTCTGATAGCGGACGAGGCCGTTTCAATGCTCGACGTGTCCACCAGGGGTAAGATAGTCGAGATTTTCAAGAAGCTCAGAAACGAGCTCAACAGCTCTATCATATTCATATCCCACGACATAGGCCTCTCCTACTTCATCTCGGACAGAATTTTCATAATGTACAAGGGGAAGATAGTAGAAGAGGGGACTCCGCAGGAGGTCATAGACAACCCGAAGCACGAATACACGAAGACCCTCATCAACAGCGTCCCGATGATTTACCGGAGATGGGAGGACTTTTTGGAGGTCTGA
- a CDS encoding amino acid permease gives MGIEVSGKSELTMSLAMLVLFMAVGVLLLPRGKLENALYSNISSLWKIVGVSIFALGCHSIIPDVYKGLGSYEETKKILTWAFIIPTAIYALFMASFLLVFGKETPQIATQALENLFGKTGFLVGNFIPFFAITTSYIGLGLAQLSNMEEYLGMDKKLAWAITVVPPLVVYLLGVGDFVSVLGLVGDTGDLMAFIVLPIVLYITHKLGFANVEGEVEAG, from the coding sequence ATGGGTATCGAGGTCAGCGGAAAAAGCGAACTCACAATGAGCCTTGCAATGCTCGTCCTTTTTATGGCCGTTGGAGTACTGCTCCTTCCAAGGGGCAAGCTTGAGAATGCCCTGTACTCAAACATTTCCTCCCTCTGGAAGATTGTTGGGGTTTCCATATTTGCCCTCGGTTGCCACTCCATTATTCCCGACGTGTACAAGGGTCTTGGTAGCTATGAAGAGACCAAGAAAATCCTCACATGGGCGTTCATTATACCAACCGCTATCTACGCCCTGTTCATGGCATCATTCCTGCTCGTCTTTGGAAAGGAGACTCCCCAAATAGCCACTCAAGCTCTCGAAAATCTCTTCGGGAAAACGGGTTTCCTCGTCGGTAACTTCATACCCTTCTTTGCAATAACTACAAGCTACATTGGGCTTGGCCTCGCACAGCTAAGCAATATGGAAGAATACCTTGGCATGGATAAAAAGCTAGCGTGGGCAATAACAGTAGTTCCACCATTGGTAGTTTATCTCTTGGGAGTTGGAGACTTCGTGAGTGTTCTTGGTCTTGTTGGAGATACCGGCGATCTAATGGCGTTCATAGTGCTGCCCATCGTCCTCTACATAACGCACAAACTTGGATTTGCAAATGTTGAGGGAGAGGTAGAGGCAGGATGA
- a CDS encoding ABC transporter ATP-binding protein, producing the protein MAERMILEDLRAYYRQLKGTTEYLVKAVDGVNLEIYEGDILGLVGQSGCGKSTLAKTMMMDLTPPLQYMGGRLELISRDGERFSITQFKNKDEVKRTLWGKHIAYVPQDALNALMPTIRIKKIAYDILRSNDKNIDFQEAVKLAKERLVELDLPDYVTELYPFQLSGGMRQRAVLAMATLLNPEVLIVDEPTSALDVTTQKIVLKSLLKLRKLGLVDSIVFITHDIATVRQIANRIAVMYAGRIAEVGPTESIIKNPLHPYTKGLIESVASIEPEAREKGISYIPGQPPNLINPPSGCRFHPRCPHAKEICKKEVPRPVKVGETQVACWLYSGGEKDV; encoded by the coding sequence ATGGCCGAGAGAATGATTCTGGAAGATTTGAGGGCATATTACCGGCAGCTCAAGGGGACAACGGAGTACCTCGTAAAGGCGGTTGATGGCGTTAACCTCGAAATTTACGAAGGCGACATCCTGGGCCTCGTTGGGCAAAGCGGGTGCGGAAAGTCCACCCTTGCGAAGACCATGATGATGGATCTGACCCCTCCCCTCCAGTACATGGGGGGAAGGCTGGAGCTCATAAGCAGGGACGGAGAGAGGTTCTCCATAACCCAGTTTAAGAACAAGGACGAGGTCAAGAGAACCCTGTGGGGCAAGCACATAGCCTACGTCCCCCAGGACGCGTTAAACGCCCTCATGCCGACGATAAGAATCAAGAAAATCGCCTACGACATCTTGAGATCCAACGACAAAAACATCGACTTCCAAGAGGCCGTCAAGCTGGCAAAGGAGAGGCTCGTGGAGCTGGACTTGCCCGATTATGTGACTGAGCTGTACCCCTTCCAGCTGAGTGGTGGAATGCGGCAGAGGGCTGTTTTAGCCATGGCGACTCTCTTGAACCCCGAAGTCCTCATAGTTGACGAGCCCACCTCCGCCCTCGACGTTACGACTCAGAAGATAGTCCTGAAGTCCCTCCTCAAGCTCAGAAAACTCGGACTGGTTGACAGCATCGTCTTCATAACCCACGACATCGCCACGGTCAGGCAGATAGCGAACCGCATAGCCGTCATGTACGCGGGGAGGATAGCAGAGGTCGGCCCGACGGAGTCAATAATCAAGAACCCACTCCACCCATACACCAAGGGGCTCATTGAGTCAGTAGCATCAATAGAGCCTGAAGCCAGAGAGAAGGGAATCTCATACATCCCCGGACAGCCTCCCAACCTCATAAACCCGCCGTCAGGGTGCAGGTTCCACCCGAGGTGCCCCCACGCCAAGGAAATCTGCAAAAAGGAAGTCCCACGGCCCGTGAAGGTTGGCGAGACACAGGTAGCTTGCTGGCTCTACTCTGGAGGTGAAAAGGATGTCTAA
- a CDS encoding MBL fold metallo-hydrolase codes for MKIIPLASESLGVRSLATFLEIGKVGILIDPGAALGPKRYSLPPAKIEMEALQRTREKIQHFSKKAQIITISHYHYDHHTPFFEGIYESSSPEKAKELYSGKTLLIKHPTENINFSQRKRAWAFLKEAQKIAKKIEYADGKFFDFGDFIIEFSPAVPHGSEGSKLGFVVMVMVDDGKKRVIHASDIQLLNKASKEWIIRQMPDVLITGGPPLYLEGYRVKEAWNTGLKNLNEIIRETNAEIILDHHVVRDKRYPEFFAQVEKEPLTFARFLKKEDKPLEAYRKELHKLEKGEEAEIPFSIG; via the coding sequence ATGAAAATCATTCCACTCGCTTCCGAAAGCCTTGGAGTGAGAAGCCTCGCAACGTTCTTAGAGATTGGAAAAGTCGGTATTCTTATTGACCCCGGAGCGGCTTTGGGACCAAAACGCTATTCTCTTCCTCCGGCCAAGATAGAGATGGAGGCCCTGCAAAGGACAAGGGAGAAAATACAGCATTTTTCAAAAAAAGCCCAGATAATAACAATTTCCCACTATCACTACGACCACCATACGCCGTTCTTTGAGGGAATTTACGAAAGTTCTTCTCCGGAAAAAGCGAAGGAACTTTACAGTGGAAAAACACTCCTCATAAAACATCCCACAGAAAACATAAACTTCAGCCAGCGAAAAAGGGCATGGGCTTTCCTCAAAGAAGCTCAAAAGATAGCGAAAAAGATTGAATATGCGGATGGAAAGTTCTTTGACTTTGGGGACTTTATAATCGAGTTCTCCCCGGCAGTTCCCCATGGGAGTGAGGGCTCGAAGCTCGGCTTTGTCGTGATGGTTATGGTAGACGATGGGAAGAAAAGGGTTATTCACGCAAGCGACATTCAGCTTTTAAACAAAGCCTCGAAAGAGTGGATAATCAGGCAGATGCCGGACGTACTAATCACAGGAGGCCCACCTCTATATTTAGAAGGGTATCGGGTTAAGGAAGCTTGGAACACAGGGCTCAAGAACCTCAACGAGATAATAAGAGAAACGAACGCAGAAATTATCTTAGATCACCACGTGGTTAGAGATAAAAGATACCCCGAATTTTTTGCCCAGGTTGAGAAAGAGCCTCTGACCTTTGCGCGCTTCTTGAAAAAAGAAGATAAGCCATTAGAAGCCTACAGAAAAGAACTTCACAAACTTGAGAAAGGAGAGGAAGCTGAGATACCTTTTAGCATTGGGTGA
- a CDS encoding DUF835 domain-containing protein, whose amino-acid sequence MDESYLAKFIHVFSIFVATGTFGVLFHTYLEHRIKALLFWSAAWVFFILMQVAFYTGNKEGIALFYSFFSGTLIYGTLMYFKEYGDIKTSIRPELIGIIPPIFALYGIFLTHLGLSYSFSSIEVPFVVLSGIFFLFSGFVFLAIGKKKRNIFYLSVVTITFGIFVILYPVRLSFPSLRFVWIFIGTALSVGMALLMINLVTSKEFLFFEEPIELKIVLEPGAKLISPEEYEQIKEDLKDYPVLAFVRSLNIPEKWNAYYLSTEEQEGRLFPTNLAYVAQTISEYFREAKKKGLEGVVIIDCLEYLAMYNGFESTVKFLATLKDFALINGGVLLVVIKEDAWDKRQLAILKRIFS is encoded by the coding sequence ATGGATGAAAGCTATCTAGCAAAATTTATTCATGTCTTTAGCATATTCGTTGCCACTGGAACCTTTGGAGTGCTCTTTCACACATATTTGGAGCACAGGATAAAAGCGCTCCTTTTTTGGTCAGCTGCATGGGTGTTTTTCATACTAATGCAGGTGGCTTTTTATACCGGAAATAAAGAAGGGATTGCACTCTTTTACTCTTTCTTCTCAGGGACTTTGATATATGGAACCCTAATGTATTTCAAAGAGTATGGGGATATTAAAACATCAATAAGGCCAGAATTAATAGGAATTATACCTCCAATCTTTGCCCTTTATGGGATATTCTTAACTCATTTAGGGCTTTCTTATAGCTTTTCCTCTATCGAGGTGCCGTTTGTCGTTCTCTCAGGAATATTCTTCCTATTTTCTGGCTTTGTATTCCTGGCAATAGGTAAAAAGAAAAGGAACATCTTTTACCTCAGCGTTGTGACAATTACATTTGGAATCTTTGTTATTCTCTACCCCGTAAGGCTGAGTTTTCCCAGCCTTAGGTTTGTATGGATATTCATCGGCACTGCTCTCTCTGTAGGCATGGCACTTCTTATGATAAACCTTGTGACTTCCAAAGAATTTCTGTTCTTCGAGGAGCCCATAGAGCTGAAGATTGTTCTGGAACCCGGTGCTAAGCTCATAAGCCCTGAAGAGTACGAGCAAATAAAGGAAGATCTCAAAGATTACCCGGTGTTAGCATTCGTTAGGAGCTTAAACATCCCAGAAAAATGGAATGCTTATTATTTAAGCACTGAGGAGCAAGAAGGTAGGCTCTTCCCTACAAATCTTGCCTACGTAGCTCAGACAATAAGCGAGTACTTCAGAGAAGCAAAGAAAAAGGGTCTCGAAGGTGTTGTGATAATCGATTGCTTGGAGTATTTAGCAATGTACAATGGCTTTGAATCCACTGTAAAGTTTCTGGCTACACTAAAGGACTTTGCGTTGATAAATGGGGGAGTGCTGCTTGTAGTTATCAAAGAGGATGCATGGGACAAACGCCAGCTCGCAATCCTAAAGCGCATTTTTAGTTAA
- a CDS encoding ABC transporter permease, with amino-acid sequence MDKEVFYVLFRNKRFVIGFSILMFELLLSIFGAYIYPVDPFEPAGPPASPPSSYYLLGTDQFGRDILAQVMVGIRNSLYVGVLTGIFSILIGLTIGVVAGIKGGLIDETLMAFTNIVITIPSVLLAIIIATYLGLENAGLTLVAAIISLTAWPWFARAVRAQFLSLRERDFVHFSRMAGYGDLRIAVFDLLPYITTYTVVSFVTFMNIGINAEVGLSILGLTPIHIMTLGKMLYFAAVTQAYFLGHWWVFIPPGILLVALSTSLLLIATGIEQVFNPRLREM; translated from the coding sequence ATGGACAAGGAAGTATTTTACGTGCTGTTCAGGAATAAGAGGTTCGTAATAGGTTTCAGCATACTGATGTTTGAGCTCCTCCTCTCAATATTTGGAGCTTATATATACCCAGTCGATCCATTTGAACCCGCGGGCCCTCCCGCATCCCCCCCAAGCAGCTACTACCTCCTCGGAACAGACCAGTTTGGTAGAGATATCCTCGCCCAGGTGATGGTTGGGATTAGGAACTCCCTCTACGTTGGAGTCCTGACCGGAATCTTTTCTATCCTCATAGGCCTCACGATAGGAGTTGTGGCAGGGATAAAAGGTGGCCTCATAGACGAAACTCTCATGGCATTCACCAACATCGTAATTACAATCCCCAGCGTGCTGCTAGCTATCATAATAGCTACCTACCTGGGACTGGAGAACGCCGGCCTGACCCTGGTTGCGGCCATAATCTCCCTTACAGCATGGCCGTGGTTCGCAAGGGCGGTAAGGGCCCAGTTCCTGAGCCTCAGGGAAAGGGACTTCGTACACTTCTCCAGAATGGCAGGATACGGGGACCTCAGGATAGCGGTCTTTGACCTGCTGCCGTACATCACCACTTACACCGTGGTCTCCTTCGTGACCTTCATGAACATCGGAATAAACGCGGAGGTCGGACTGAGCATCCTTGGACTGACCCCGATACACATAATGACGCTCGGAAAGATGCTCTACTTCGCCGCGGTCACCCAGGCGTACTTCCTGGGGCACTGGTGGGTCTTTATCCCTCCAGGAATCCTGCTTGTGGCGCTATCAACGTCGCTGCTCCTGATAGCAACAGGAATAGAGCAGGTGTTCAATCCAAGGCTGAGGGAGATGTAG
- a CDS encoding aromatic amino acid transport family protein, with product MKRSEALAVLIGTQIGAGVLGLPYAAKEVGLIPSILVLVGVMLLMLFTARIILYFSAKMGGAQLSTVAKKMLGRGGGLVMLISLTFMSFGALLAYIAGMGNVFAALFGVSPKVGALIF from the coding sequence ATGAAAAGGAGTGAAGCTCTCGCAGTTTTAATCGGGACTCAGATAGGTGCTGGTGTTCTCGGATTACCATATGCAGCAAAGGAAGTTGGTCTAATCCCCTCGATTCTTGTGCTAGTGGGGGTAATGCTTCTCATGCTTTTTACAGCCAGGATAATTCTTTACTTCTCTGCAAAGATGGGCGGTGCTCAGCTGAGCACAGTTGCCAAGAAAATGCTTGGACGTGGCGGCGGTCTAGTAATGCTTATCAGCTTGACTTTCATGAGCTTCGGTGCACTCCTTGCGTATATAGCTGGAATGGGGAACGTGTTCGCAGCCCTCTTTGGGGTGAGCCCCAAGGTGGGTGCCCTAATCTTTTAG
- a CDS encoding ABC transporter permease has product MRPIYRYLLIKLSFLLATYFVAVSLAFVLPRIAPGNPVQQIIAGLSQGSLSPELLDQYQRRLVEEFGLNKPLYAQYIDFLKSAFSGDLGTSISSFRYPVTELIARHLPWTLLLLVPATLVAWTVGNYLGARAAYRRGTLFEKTTVSTGIILSQIPYYWMAMVLIYVFSIKLGLFPSGSAYDPTLVPSLDWEFIKSYLHHYILPFLSIALVSTGGWIISMRVLAAMELGSTYVKFSEILNVHDEIIFRYVLRNSLLPQVTGIAIQLGTVMAGQIITEQLFNYQGMGILLARALGARDYPLIQGIFLILIGTLLLANFIVEFIYVLIDPRIRLGARE; this is encoded by the coding sequence ATGAGACCGATATACAGGTACCTTCTCATTAAACTTTCTTTTTTACTCGCAACGTACTTTGTGGCAGTTAGCCTTGCGTTCGTACTCCCCAGAATAGCCCCGGGTAACCCGGTGCAGCAGATTATAGCAGGGCTTTCACAGGGCTCCCTTTCACCTGAATTGCTGGACCAGTACCAAAGAAGGCTGGTGGAGGAGTTCGGACTGAACAAACCCCTCTATGCCCAGTACATTGACTTCCTTAAGAGCGCGTTCTCGGGAGATCTTGGGACTTCAATATCATCCTTCAGATACCCGGTAACGGAATTAATCGCGCGACACCTCCCATGGACTCTGCTCTTGCTGGTTCCCGCCACTCTCGTTGCATGGACGGTAGGAAACTACCTCGGTGCAAGAGCTGCTTACAGGAGGGGCACCCTCTTCGAGAAAACGACGGTCTCAACTGGCATAATACTTTCACAGATTCCCTACTACTGGATGGCAATGGTTCTCATCTACGTCTTCTCAATTAAGCTGGGGCTTTTCCCCTCGGGCTCAGCGTACGACCCCACTCTGGTACCCTCCCTTGACTGGGAGTTCATAAAGAGTTACCTGCACCACTACATACTCCCGTTCCTCTCCATAGCCTTAGTCAGCACCGGAGGATGGATAATCAGCATGAGAGTTCTTGCAGCAATGGAGCTAGGGTCAACATACGTAAAGTTCTCGGAGATACTCAACGTCCACGATGAAATCATCTTCAGGTACGTCCTCAGGAATTCTCTGCTTCCCCAAGTAACGGGCATAGCCATTCAGCTTGGAACCGTTATGGCAGGGCAGATAATCACGGAGCAGCTCTTCAACTACCAGGGCATGGGCATTCTGTTAGCTAGGGCCCTTGGGGCCAGGGACTATCCCCTGATACAGGGTATATTCCTGATACTCATTGGGACACTGCTGCTTGCGAACTTCATAGTCGAGTTCATCTACGTGCTGATAGACCCGAGGATAAGGCTTGGAGCCAGGGAGTGA
- a CDS encoding DEAD/DEAH box helicase has protein sequence MSFEKLGLSESSLNAVRRKGFKRPTDIQREVIPRLLEGNKDIIGQSQTGTGKTAAFALPLIELIEEDIKDVQAIVITPTRELAIQVADEIRSLRGEKRIYVLPVYGGQPIGPQIKSLRKGVHIVVGTPGRVIDHIERGTLSLDGVKYFILDEADRMLDMGFIEDIERILRHTNEEKRVLMFSATIPREILRLARRYLKDYEVIRIQEKSLAPEQVEQYYLEVHPRNKFKLLCRILDDENFYGIVFCQTKKETRELAAELRAKGYKAEALNGDIPQKGRERILERFRRGKTKVLVATDVAARGIDVKDLTHVVNYSVPQNPEAYVHRIGRTGREGKKGKAVTFVAPWESPKLRDIERIARVKLKEMSHSRRQRRDVLLGAS, from the coding sequence ATGAGTTTTGAAAAATTGGGACTATCAGAAAGCAGTCTAAATGCTGTAAGAAGAAAAGGCTTTAAAAGGCCAACCGACATTCAACGGGAAGTCATTCCAAGGCTTCTGGAAGGAAATAAAGACATAATCGGGCAATCACAAACCGGTACCGGTAAAACAGCTGCATTTGCCCTTCCCTTGATAGAACTCATAGAAGAAGACATAAAGGATGTGCAGGCGATCGTGATAACTCCAACGAGGGAGCTCGCAATTCAGGTTGCGGATGAAATAAGGTCTCTGAGAGGAGAAAAGAGAATTTATGTTCTCCCAGTCTATGGAGGCCAGCCTATAGGCCCTCAAATTAAAAGCCTAAGGAAAGGTGTCCACATAGTCGTTGGAACTCCCGGAAGGGTAATAGACCACATAGAGAGAGGCACACTTTCACTTGATGGTGTGAAATACTTCATACTGGATGAGGCAGACAGAATGCTGGACATGGGGTTTATAGAGGACATTGAAAGGATTTTGAGGCATACAAACGAGGAAAAGAGAGTTTTGATGTTTTCTGCGACCATCCCACGGGAGATACTTCGCCTGGCAAGGAGATACTTAAAAGACTACGAGGTCATAAGGATTCAAGAGAAAAGCCTTGCTCCCGAGCAGGTTGAGCAGTACTATCTTGAAGTGCATCCAAGGAACAAGTTCAAGCTTCTGTGCAGGATTCTTGATGACGAAAACTTCTATGGAATCGTGTTCTGCCAGACGAAAAAGGAGACAAGAGAACTTGCAGCCGAGCTTAGGGCTAAAGGATACAAAGCGGAGGCTCTGAACGGCGACATTCCTCAAAAGGGGAGGGAAAGGATTTTGGAGCGCTTTAGAAGGGGCAAGACCAAAGTCCTGGTTGCAACGGACGTTGCAGCCCGAGGGATAGATGTTAAGGATTTAACGCATGTGGTAAACTATTCAGTTCCCCAGAATCCTGAGGCGTATGTTCACAGAATCGGCAGAACCGGAAGGGAAGGCAAGAAAGGAAAAGCTGTAACCTTTGTGGCTCCGTGGGAGTCCCCCAAGCTGAGAGACATAGAAAGAATTGCAAGAGTAAAGCTCAAGGAAATGAGCCATTCCCGGAGACAAAGGAGGGACGTGCTTTTGGGAGCTTCTTGA